A genomic segment from Nicotiana tabacum cultivar K326 chromosome 7, ASM71507v2, whole genome shotgun sequence encodes:
- the LOC107776649 gene encoding deacetoxyvindoline 4-hydroxylase-like has protein sequence MDYDRLNELKAFDDTKAGVKGLVDAGIVEIPRIFIRPCDELVEELNQCKSTLQVPVVDLSGIEVEDRRKQVVDETREASEKWGFFQLINHGVPSSVLEGMIDGTREFHEQDVELKKEYYSRDRVTRRVRYETDLHLYNSKTANSRDTLNISMIVTGHIEPEEIPIACRKAFLEFMNHVRKLGETLLELLSEALGLKPDHLNAMECAKGQTLVCHYYPACPQPKLTIGTDKHTDPDFLTILLQDQSGGLQVVHNNQWVDVEPIKQGVVVNIGDFLQILSNDKFVSVNHRVLANQIGPRISVACFFTGVLTPPKIYGPMKELISEEKPAVYKEFLASDYITEFFSRPLDKSGLDLFRL, from the exons ATGGATTATGATCGATTGAACGAGTTAAAGGCTTTTGATGATACAAAAGCTGGTGTTAAGGGACTAGTTGATGCTGGAATTGTGGAAATTCCAAGAATTTTTATTAGGCCATGTGATGAACTTGTTGAAGAGTTGAATCAGTGTAAGTCAACTCTACAAGTTCCAGTGGTTGATCTCAGTGGAATTGAAGTTGAAGATCGACGTAAACAAGTTGTTGATGAAACAAGGGAGGCCTCAGAGAAGTGGGGATTTTTCCAACTGATAAATCATGGGGTTCCCTCAAGTGTTTTGGAAGGAATGATTGATGGGACTCGTGAATTTCATGAGCAAGATGTTGAACTAAAGAAAGAGTACTATTCGCGTGATCGAGTAACAAGAAGAGTTAGATATGAGACTGATCTTCATCTATACAATTCAAAGACAGCAAACTCGAGGGATACATTGAACATTTCTATGATAGTTACTGGTCATATTGAACCTGAAGAAATACCGATAGCTTGCAG GAAAGCATTCCTTGAGTTCATGAATCATGTCAGAAAACTAGGAGAAACTCTTCTTGAATTACTATCAGAAGCTCTTGGGCTAAAACCGGACCACTTAAACGCCATGGAATGTGCCAAAGGACAAACATTGGTATGCCATTACTACCCGGCATGCCCACAGCCAAAGCTAACTATTGGCACCGACAAGCATACAGATCCTGATTTCCTTACCATTCTGCTTCAAGATCAAAGCGGTGGCCTTCAAGTCGTGCATAATAACCAGTGGGTCGATGTTGAGCCGATTAAACAAGGTGTGGTCGTAAATATTGGCGACTTTCTTCAG ATACTATCAAATGACAAGTTTGTAAGTGTGAACCATAGAGTTTTAGCGAATCAGATAGGACCAAGGATTTCAGTGGCGTGCTTCTTCACTGGTGTTTTAACACCTCCAAAGATTTATGGTCCAATGAAAGAGCTCATATCAGAAGAAAAACCCGCAGTATATAAAGAATTTCTAGCAAGTGATTACATCACTGAGTTTTTCTCCAGGCCACTTGATAAGTCTGGTCTTGATCTTTTCAGACTGTGA